A single Flavobacterium sp. 1 DNA region contains:
- a CDS encoding RagB/SusD family nutrient uptake outer membrane protein, which yields MKNIKNIKFILGIFTLICMTNSCSDKDLELTNPTTLSPETYFQTKDQVESSVNAAYANLQTTALYTRLYFFELDNMSHENAGNPQLEADKKEFLEFSFDSGSADISDYWTVCYLGINKSNFVISNSDKINAIDNSILPQVSKDKYIGEAKFMRAFYYFLLVKRFGGVPLYDALPKGADDVRARATVAEVYDLIVSDLKTAITTLLSRTTEQKGRATKEAAQALLGKVLLYQKKYDESLTALNAVTGFSLEPDFYDNFIEEKEHGVESIFEVEFDAKLGTGNLWGAGNGAQGGNESTLRGQEYGNLNWYNVYPSDNILDEFEANDKRFAATFYVVGDKYNGGSNTMVAANFGSGGGTRRAGWKKYSNYYKKIDEAIDSGINFKIIRYSDILLMKAECENQRPGGVQATAIGYINQVRLRAGLLPLVTTLTKDQVFKAIIHERKVEFAGEQSRFDDIIRWGNAATELAGTKFKIGKNELWPIPNNETGKNPLITGNNPGW from the coding sequence ATGAAAAATATAAAAAACATAAAATTTATTTTGGGGATATTCACATTAATTTGTATGACAAATTCTTGTTCTGATAAAGATTTAGAATTGACAAATCCTACTACTTTATCTCCTGAAACTTATTTCCAAACTAAGGATCAAGTGGAGTCATCTGTCAATGCGGCATATGCTAATCTGCAGACAACTGCACTTTATACACGCTTGTATTTCTTTGAATTGGATAATATGTCCCACGAGAATGCTGGAAATCCACAGTTAGAAGCTGACAAAAAAGAGTTTTTAGAGTTTTCTTTTGATTCGGGCTCTGCCGATATTTCGGACTATTGGACAGTTTGTTATTTGGGAATTAACAAATCAAATTTTGTAATTTCTAACTCAGACAAAATAAACGCAATCGATAATTCTATTTTGCCACAAGTTTCAAAAGATAAATACATCGGTGAAGCAAAATTTATGAGAGCATTTTATTATTTTCTTTTGGTTAAGCGTTTTGGCGGCGTGCCTTTGTATGATGCACTTCCTAAAGGAGCAGATGATGTTAGGGCTAGAGCTACAGTAGCTGAAGTTTATGATTTAATCGTTTCGGATTTAAAAACTGCAATAACTACTTTATTAAGCAGAACTACCGAACAAAAAGGGAGAGCTACTAAAGAAGCTGCACAGGCTTTATTAGGGAAAGTTTTGTTATATCAAAAAAAGTATGATGAATCTTTAACTGCACTTAATGCGGTTACTGGATTTTCGCTTGAACCTGATTTCTATGATAATTTTATTGAAGAAAAAGAACATGGCGTTGAATCTATATTTGAGGTTGAATTTGATGCTAAGTTGGGAACAGGAAATCTATGGGGAGCAGGAAATGGAGCTCAAGGGGGTAATGAATCTACTTTAAGAGGTCAGGAATATGGTAATTTGAATTGGTATAACGTGTATCCATCAGATAATATTTTAGATGAATTTGAAGCTAATGATAAAAGATTTGCAGCAACATTTTATGTTGTAGGCGATAAGTACAATGGTGGCAGTAATACAATGGTAGCCGCCAATTTTGGATCTGGTGGCGGAACAAGAAGAGCTGGCTGGAAAAAATATTCAAACTACTATAAGAAAATTGATGAGGCAATCGATTCTGGGATTAATTTTAAAATCATCAGATATTCTGATATTTTGCTAATGAAAGCGGAGTGTGAAAATCAAAGACCTGGTGGAGTTCAAGCAACAGCTATTGGTTACATTAATCAAGTGCGTCTTAGAGCAGGATTATTGCCATTAGTGACAACACTTACAAAAGATCAAGTTTTTAAAGCGATTATACACGAACGCAAAGTTGAATTTGCAGGTGAACAAAGCCGTTTTGATGATATAATCAGATGGGGTAATGCAGCCACGGAATTAGCAGGAACAAAGTTTAAAATAGGTAAAAATGAACTTTGGCCAATTCCTAATAATGAAACTGGTAAAAATCCTTTGATTACTGGAAACAATCCTGGTTGGTAA
- a CDS encoding TonB-dependent receptor, which translates to MKLKMKFAILALLFFCGQAVFSQTKTIQGVVSDKSGLPLSGVSVKVQGESGEAVTDFDGKYSINAASNNKLVFTFIGMTSQVIAVGSNTSINITLKDASEDLKEVVVVAYGVQKRGNVTGAISTVSAKDIAALPITNAESALQGRAAGVTVINNGSPGSTPEVSIRGLGSPNNNSPLYVVDGVIVGNLTSISPNDIESVSVLKDASTAALYGSRGSNGVVIVTTKKGKSGVGQLSFNTYTGFQKVGKTYDLLNSQQYQQYAKDWGVTINRPADFLNNNVNYLDEIFTTGIMQDYNLNYSSGTDHSTNRFSAEYLNQDGVIVNSGYERYTFRANNTQKIEKLRLTVGSNMGISFGKQNPERISGGRTLIEHAIKAAPYLPVYNSTNLGGYQGPSNAADGQDAENPVRVQSLGYTINKTLGITGNIFAEFEIIKDLKFRSQVSLDYYDLDNRNFIPSYDDDNIPNGSTHSAAYSSTTRLYGSGQTIMFNNSLSYKKTIAEKHNFDAVILIENNKSKGEQVNAGSRYSISDEIDQLNSSTVTALNSSTFEDYRVGYVGRLNYNYDEKYLFAISGRRDASSRFGSNYRWANFYSVAGGWNIAKENFLQNTQVSTLKLRASYGTTGNDEIGRYGYSGSLVGNLIYPIGGNAAVGTTAGALASPDLHWESKTMKNIGLDFGFFNNKITGSFEIYDNRSNDLLLNLPVSPSIGSFSGSQPKNVGSVSTKGYEIVLGYNDNEGDFRWSANFNLGTSKNEVLDLGGIDKIAGGTAFRAGGDAISQTTVGDPLFYFYGLQADGIYKNQAEVDAVFTATPGQTTVKPGDIRFKDLNGDGNITSADRTKIGNPLPDFTYGMNFSATYKQFDFNFFITGVQGNDIFNTNRYDLEGMAKLFNAGTAVLDRSVVVNGVVTNPNSSIPRLNGAGQNTAVSSRFVEDGSYTRLKNISIGYTLPSDLSKYFSKLRIYASGQNLITITDYSGLDPEIGNGNAGIIGGTNYDKGIDRGNYPQPKSVLIGLEVSF; encoded by the coding sequence ATGAAATTAAAAATGAAATTCGCAATTCTTGCACTGCTGTTTTTTTGTGGGCAGGCTGTCTTTTCTCAAACTAAAACAATACAGGGTGTTGTTTCAGACAAATCTGGTCTTCCTTTAAGTGGAGTAAGCGTTAAAGTGCAGGGTGAGTCTGGAGAAGCAGTTACAGATTTTGATGGAAAATATTCAATTAATGCCGCGTCCAATAATAAATTAGTATTTACATTTATAGGTATGACCTCTCAAGTTATTGCCGTTGGAAGCAATACTTCAATTAATATAACTTTAAAAGATGCTTCTGAGGATTTGAAAGAAGTTGTTGTTGTTGCTTATGGTGTTCAAAAAAGAGGAAATGTAACAGGAGCAATTTCTACAGTAAGTGCCAAAGATATTGCTGCCTTGCCTATCACAAATGCTGAATCTGCGTTACAGGGTAGAGCTGCTGGGGTTACGGTTATTAATAATGGATCTCCAGGATCCACTCCAGAAGTAAGTATTAGAGGTTTAGGCAGTCCAAATAATAATAGTCCATTGTATGTAGTTGATGGAGTTATTGTTGGAAATTTAACAAGTATCAGCCCAAACGATATTGAAAGTGTATCTGTCCTTAAAGATGCTTCTACAGCTGCTCTTTATGGATCTCGCGGATCAAATGGAGTTGTTATTGTGACTACTAAAAAAGGTAAAAGTGGTGTTGGTCAATTATCTTTTAATACATACACAGGTTTTCAGAAAGTTGGTAAAACGTATGATTTACTTAATTCACAGCAATACCAGCAATATGCTAAAGATTGGGGGGTTACTATAAATAGACCTGCAGATTTCTTAAATAATAATGTAAATTATTTAGATGAAATTTTTACAACTGGAATTATGCAGGATTATAATTTAAATTACTCCAGTGGTACGGATCATTCTACGAACCGTTTTTCTGCTGAATATTTGAATCAAGATGGTGTTATTGTTAATTCGGGTTATGAGCGCTATACTTTTAGAGCGAATAACACCCAAAAAATCGAAAAATTAAGATTGACAGTAGGCAGCAATATGGGGATTTCTTTTGGAAAGCAAAATCCAGAACGCATATCTGGAGGACGTACCTTAATTGAGCATGCTATAAAAGCGGCTCCTTATTTACCGGTATATAATTCTACTAATTTGGGAGGTTATCAAGGACCAAGTAATGCAGCTGATGGTCAAGATGCTGAAAATCCTGTAAGAGTACAGAGTTTAGGTTATACAATTAATAAAACGTTAGGAATAACAGGGAATATTTTTGCGGAATTTGAAATAATCAAAGACTTGAAATTCAGATCACAAGTTTCTTTAGATTATTATGATCTTGATAATAGAAATTTTATTCCATCTTATGATGATGATAATATTCCTAATGGTTCAACTCATTCTGCTGCTTATTCTTCCACTACAAGATTATATGGAAGCGGGCAGACTATCATGTTCAATAATAGTTTAAGCTATAAGAAAACAATAGCCGAAAAACACAATTTTGATGCAGTAATATTAATTGAAAATAATAAATCCAAAGGAGAACAAGTAAATGCAGGGAGCCGTTACTCAATATCTGATGAAATTGATCAGTTAAACAGTTCTACAGTTACGGCTTTAAACAGTTCTACATTTGAAGATTATAGAGTTGGATATGTTGGAAGGCTAAATTATAATTATGACGAAAAATACCTTTTTGCCATTTCCGGCAGAAGAGATGCTTCGTCTCGTTTTGGCAGCAATTACAGATGGGCCAATTTTTATTCTGTTGCAGGAGGCTGGAATATTGCCAAAGAAAACTTTCTTCAAAATACTCAAGTAAGCACTTTGAAATTAAGAGCCTCTTATGGTACAACGGGTAATGACGAAATTGGCCGCTATGGATACAGCGGTTCTTTGGTAGGGAATTTAATTTATCCTATAGGCGGTAATGCTGCTGTTGGTACTACAGCTGGGGCATTGGCAAGTCCAGATCTGCATTGGGAATCCAAAACAATGAAAAATATAGGTTTAGACTTTGGCTTTTTCAATAATAAAATTACAGGCAGTTTTGAAATATATGATAACAGAAGTAATGATTTATTATTAAACTTACCAGTTTCGCCTTCAATTGGTTCTTTTTCAGGGAGTCAGCCTAAAAATGTTGGATCAGTTAGTACCAAAGGGTATGAAATTGTATTAGGCTATAATGATAATGAGGGGGATTTTAGATGGTCTGCCAACTTTAATTTAGGGACTAGCAAAAACGAAGTGTTAGATTTAGGGGGAATTGATAAAATTGCTGGAGGAACTGCATTTAGAGCTGGAGGTGATGCAATTTCACAAACAACAGTTGGTGATCCGTTATTCTACTTTTATGGTTTACAAGCAGACGGTATTTATAAAAATCAGGCTGAGGTTGATGCAGTTTTTACAGCCACACCAGGGCAAACAACTGTTAAACCAGGTGATATCAGATTTAAAGATTTGAATGGTGACGGGAATATAACATCTGCAGATAGAACTAAAATTGGAAATCCTCTTCCAGATTTTACCTATGGTATGAATTTTAGCGCAACCTATAAGCAATTTGATTTTAATTTCTTTATAACAGGTGTTCAGGGGAATGATATTTTCAACACCAATCGTTATGATTTAGAAGGTATGGCAAAATTATTTAATGCAGGCACAGCGGTATTAGATAGATCAGTAGTTGTAAACGGAGTGGTAACAAATCCAAATTCTTCAATTCCTAGACTTAATGGAGCAGGACAAAATACAGCTGTGAGCAGCCGTTTTGTTGAAGACGGATCATATACCAGATTAAAAAATATAAGTATTGGCTATACATTGCCAAGTGATCTTAGTAAATATTTTTCTAAACTTAGGATATATGCTAGTGGCCAAAATCTCATTACAATAACTGATTATTCTGGATTAGATCCTGAAATTGGGAATGGAAATGCTGGTATTATTGGAGGTACCAATTATGACAAAGGTATTGATAGAGGTAACTATCCACAGCCAAAATCAGTATTAATAGGGCTTGAAGTTTCATTTTAA
- a CDS encoding vanadium-dependent haloperoxidase, producing MKNSFSYYIIVLLIVFSSNLYSFNVGKNPKIAPEPLGKDNIAYKWSQMALQATANDTDKFRPRPTVTSRLLGLTFVAIFDAWSRYDQAAIPVYLNDTARRPDNEQTLKNKEIAISYAAYNALCEYFYSDKELFASFMVELGMDPNNKSLDPKTPAGIGNLAAKAVIEARRHDGSNQYGDENGSNGTPYFNYVNYKPVNSPDEMVDINRWQPKYFSDGKGGKFSPNCLTPFWNKVKPVGMLSGDQFRPVPPPLVGSEQLKNEVKEVIDLQNNLTNEQKALVEFMRDGPKSVQQAGHWLKFAQVVSIRDNHSLDQDVKMYFLNQVTAMDCFIACWDAKMFYDYARPYALVHYYFKDQTIKAWGGPDAGYKEMKGQEWRPYSPDTFLCPPFPGYVSGHSTISGGCAEALKLWTGSDTFGDSATCIPGAMTEPNNIGSPVVLKFPTFTETAEMAGISRVMGGYHIQADNLEGLKLGRNVAHEVWKFYNMHIGNKIID from the coding sequence ATGAAGAATTCTTTTTCTTACTATATAATTGTCCTGCTAATTGTATTCTCTTCTAATTTATACTCTTTTAATGTAGGAAAAAATCCAAAGATAGCCCCAGAACCATTGGGAAAAGATAATATAGCCTATAAATGGAGCCAAATGGCACTACAGGCAACTGCAAATGATACCGATAAATTCAGACCAAGACCCACGGTAACTTCACGTCTTTTAGGTCTTACTTTTGTTGCCATTTTTGATGCATGGAGCCGTTATGATCAGGCTGCTATTCCAGTATATTTAAATGACACAGCAAGAAGGCCAGATAACGAACAAACCCTCAAAAATAAAGAAATAGCAATAAGTTATGCTGCCTATAATGCATTGTGTGAGTATTTTTATTCAGACAAAGAACTGTTTGCGTCCTTTATGGTCGAATTAGGAATGGATCCAAACAATAAGTCATTAGACCCAAAAACACCAGCCGGAATTGGAAATTTAGCGGCAAAAGCAGTAATTGAAGCCAGAAGGCATGATGGATCAAATCAATATGGTGACGAAAATGGTTCAAATGGAACTCCCTATTTTAATTATGTTAATTACAAACCAGTCAACTCTCCAGATGAAATGGTGGATATTAACCGCTGGCAGCCAAAATACTTTTCTGATGGCAAAGGAGGGAAATTTTCGCCAAACTGTCTGACTCCTTTTTGGAACAAAGTAAAGCCAGTGGGAATGCTGTCAGGAGATCAATTTCGTCCAGTTCCGCCGCCTTTAGTTGGCTCAGAACAGCTTAAAAATGAAGTGAAAGAAGTTATTGACCTGCAAAATAATCTTACCAATGAACAAAAGGCATTAGTAGAATTTATGCGCGATGGACCAAAATCAGTACAACAGGCAGGACACTGGTTAAAATTTGCCCAAGTTGTTTCAATACGTGATAATCATTCTTTGGATCAAGATGTAAAAATGTATTTTTTGAATCAGGTAACGGCTATGGATTGTTTTATAGCTTGCTGGGATGCAAAAATGTTTTATGACTATGCCCGTCCCTATGCTCTGGTTCATTATTATTTTAAAGACCAGACTATAAAAGCTTGGGGAGGTCCTGATGCTGGATACAAGGAAATGAAGGGACAGGAATGGAGACCTTATTCACCAGATACTTTTTTATGTCCGCCTTTTCCAGGGTATGTTTCCGGACACAGCACCATAAGCGGCGGTTGTGCCGAGGCATTAAAATTATGGACTGGCAGTGATACTTTTGGAGATTCTGCAACTTGTATTCCAGGAGCAATGACGGAGCCAAACAACATTGGATCCCCAGTTGTTCTAAAATTCCCCACATTTACCGAAACAGCTGAGATGGCAGGAATTTCAAGAGTAATGGGAGGCTATCATATTCAGGCTGATAATCTCGAAGGTCTAAAACTTGGCAGAAATGTGGCTCATGAGGTTTGGAAGTTTTATAATATGCATATTGGAAATAAAATAATTGATTAA
- a CDS encoding CRTAC1 family protein produces MKIKQLLLLPIASFLMQSCDYFSNPNDKMVKVLETRSKMYDVKDNVFSPKAEIVFYDSIISNSAYGHFKLLYELKKGESLLKLGNEYDAVKIFEAMSNSPIVNGSEKFEISKKLAIAYMRLGERQNCLKSHTAESCIMPIIKEGIHEKQLGSQKAIAVYEMLLTNDPSDYESRWLLNIAYMTLGGYPSKVPSQWLIPNLDKDNSGYSIKPFVDIASNLGIVKKNMAGGVILDDFNNDDYLDIMTSDWSLDGVMHYYQNNKKGGFTDLSKQSEIGRFKGGLNMIQADYDNDGDIDLFVLRGAWMNVYGIQPNSLLRNNGDGTFTDVTVKSGLYSELPTQAGTWNDFNNDGYLDLFIGNESRPQDNFPCELYLNNQDGTFTNVAKKANCEIVTFVKGVTSSDYDNDGRIDLFLSGMNNRKTLLKNMGSKNGIPQFVDVTEKAGLSKLNVMTFPTWFWDYDNDGWQDLFVCGYQFEGSIAGTVAREALNIPNEGSKMYLYHNNHNGTFSDVSKAAGLDKSVFAMGSNFGDIDNDGFLDMYLGTGNPDYKSLIPNKLYRNMGNGKFADVTVSGRVGNLQKGHAVGFSDMDNDGDSDIFIEVGGAYIGDSYTNSFYLNPGQNTNRWISIQLEGTDTNRSAIGTRIKLSFKEKGVFRNVYLEVNSGGSFGSSALRKEIGVGQAAMIDQIEITWAKSHKKQFFKNVKPNQFIKIKEGDEEFLKTDIKKIVFPTAKMKSAICI; encoded by the coding sequence ATGAAAATAAAACAGTTATTGCTATTGCCCATAGCTTCCTTTTTGATGCAGTCTTGTGACTATTTTTCTAATCCAAATGACAAAATGGTTAAGGTATTAGAAACCAGAAGCAAAATGTATGATGTAAAAGACAATGTTTTTTCTCCAAAAGCAGAAATTGTTTTTTATGATTCAATTATTTCAAACTCAGCATACGGACATTTTAAATTGCTGTATGAACTTAAGAAAGGAGAAAGTCTGCTGAAATTAGGAAATGAATATGATGCCGTAAAAATATTTGAGGCGATGTCAAATTCACCAATAGTAAACGGATCTGAAAAATTTGAGATTTCCAAAAAATTAGCAATAGCCTATATGCGGCTTGGGGAACGTCAAAACTGCCTGAAATCACATACGGCAGAATCGTGTATTATGCCTATAATCAAAGAGGGGATTCATGAAAAACAATTGGGTTCACAAAAGGCTATAGCAGTTTATGAAATGTTATTGACCAATGATCCTTCAGATTATGAATCACGATGGCTGCTCAATATCGCTTACATGACTTTGGGAGGTTATCCGTCAAAGGTGCCAAGCCAATGGCTGATACCAAATCTGGATAAAGATAATTCAGGATACTCCATAAAACCATTTGTTGATATAGCTTCAAATTTGGGAATAGTGAAAAAAAACATGGCCGGAGGTGTTATTCTGGATGATTTCAATAATGATGATTATTTAGATATTATGACTTCTGACTGGAGTTTGGACGGGGTTATGCACTATTATCAAAATAATAAAAAAGGAGGATTTACAGATTTATCTAAACAATCAGAGATAGGCCGATTCAAAGGAGGACTAAATATGATTCAGGCTGATTATGATAATGACGGAGATATAGATTTATTTGTTTTGAGAGGTGCATGGATGAATGTATACGGAATACAGCCCAATTCATTACTGAGAAACAATGGAGACGGCACTTTTACCGATGTAACTGTAAAAAGCGGTTTGTACTCAGAGTTACCAACCCAAGCTGGGACTTGGAATGATTTTAATAATGATGGTTATTTGGATTTGTTTATAGGAAATGAATCGAGACCGCAGGATAATTTTCCCTGCGAATTATATTTAAACAATCAGGACGGAACATTTACAAATGTAGCCAAAAAAGCAAATTGTGAAATAGTCACTTTTGTAAAAGGAGTAACTTCTAGTGATTATGACAATGACGGGAGAATTGATTTGTTTTTGTCCGGTATGAATAACCGAAAAACATTATTAAAGAATATGGGATCCAAAAACGGCATTCCTCAATTTGTGGATGTAACTGAAAAAGCAGGGTTGTCAAAACTTAATGTCATGACTTTTCCAACATGGTTCTGGGATTATGATAATGATGGCTGGCAGGATCTTTTTGTCTGCGGTTATCAGTTTGAAGGATCAATTGCCGGGACAGTTGCGAGAGAAGCATTAAATATTCCGAACGAAGGCAGTAAAATGTATTTGTATCATAATAATCACAATGGGACTTTTTCGGATGTTTCAAAAGCTGCAGGACTTGATAAGAGTGTGTTTGCAATGGGTTCAAATTTTGGAGATATTGATAATGACGGTTTTTTGGATATGTATCTTGGTACAGGAAATCCCGACTATAAATCGCTTATTCCTAATAAATTATATCGGAATATGGGAAATGGAAAATTTGCCGATGTTACAGTTTCCGGCAGAGTAGGAAATCTGCAGAAAGGTCATGCTGTTGGTTTTAGTGATATGGACAATGATGGAGATTCCGATATTTTCATAGAAGTCGGCGGTGCTTACATTGGTGATTCTTATACGAACTCCTTTTATCTTAATCCTGGTCAAAACACAAACCGCTGGATCAGTATTCAATTGGAAGGCACTGATACTAACAGATCGGCAATAGGCACAAGAATTAAGCTAAGTTTCAAAGAAAAAGGCGTTTTCAGAAATGTTTATCTTGAAGTAAACTCGGGAGGAAGCTTTGGTTCATCGGCTTTGAGAAAAGAAATAGGGGTTGGGCAGGCAGCGATGATTGACCAAATTGAAATCACTTGGGCGAAAAGCCATAAAAAACAATTTTTTAAAAATGTAAAACCCAATCAGTTCATAAAAATAAAAGAAGGGGACGAAGAATTTTTGAAAACGGATATTAAAAAGATTGTTTTCCCGACTGCGAAAATGAAATCTGCAATTTGTATTTAA